The Alistipes megaguti sequence GGTCAAGGCCAAACGGCTGCTCGACGAGCAGAACGAACAGTACGGGTTCGCCGGACAGTTCAAGATCCGCACCAACCTGGTCGAGTTTATCCGCGGGATGGTCGAGCAGCGCAAGGATTCGCCCGGCAACTGGGGCAACTGGGGCAACTGGGACAGCATGCTGAAACACTTGATCGCCTACGCGGGCACGCAGACCACCTTCGAGCGGGTCGACCGGCGGTTCGTCGAGGGGTTCCGCAACTACCTCGCCAAGCGGGCCCGCACGAAGAGCGGCACCGCCCTCTCGGCCAACAGCCAGAACAGCTACTTCCTGAAGTTCAAGGCGGCATTGAACCGGGCCGTCGAGGAGGGGATCGTTCCCCAATCGCCCGCCATGGGGGTCAAGGCCACGCGAACCGAAGACGTGCACCGCGAATACCTCACGATCGAGGAGCTGCAACGGCTGGTCAAGACCGACTGCTCCTACCCGGTGCTGAAAGATGCCTTCATCTTCTCGTGCCTGACGGGCATGCGCTGGAGCGACATCAACAAGCTGACGTGGGGCGAGGTGCAGGAGTTCGACGGCGGCACGCGCGTGGTCTTCCGCCAGAAGAAGACCCGCGGTCTGGAGTACCTCGACATCGCCGAGCAGGCCGTGCGCTACATGGGGCCGCGCGGCAGGGCCGACGAGCGGGTCTTCTCGGGGCTGAAATACTCCGCCTGGCACAACCTCGCGCTGCGCGAATGGTGCATGAAGGCGGGTATCACGAAGCACATCACCTTCCATTGCGGGCGCCACACCTTCGCCGTGCTCCAGCTCTCATTGGGTACCGAGATCTACACCCTCTCGAAGCTCCTCGGCCACCGCGAACTGAAGACCACGCAGGTCTATGCGCAGATTATGGATGAGAAGAAACGCGAAGCGGTGAACCGGATTCCGGAATTATGATTATCTTTGGAAGACGAGGCATCAGCCTCCGCTCCTGCACCGCAACCGACCACCCATGAACCGCATCGAATACATCCGCTACTCGCACCGTCGCGCCAACAGCCGGGTCCGTGCATGGATCGGGAGCGTGCGCATGCGGCTCGCACGTCGGAGCCGGTTGCTAGGGTGGCTCTGGATGGTGCCGGCGTCGATCTTCTATGCGCTGGTCGTCCTCTTCAGCTGGCTCACCTTCTGCGTCGTTCTTTTCAAGGATCCCCGCTTCACGCTCCACTACCTGGAGAGCGAAATCGAGTGCCGCGGACTCACCGGTGCGGAGGCCCGCCGTTACCTCGACGAGCAGCACCGCGACTACGAACGTCGGCTGGCCTACGGCAACTTCACCCGCGACGAACAGCGGCGCATCGACCAGACCTTCGCGTACCTCTACAACCGCTACCCTGCCCCGGCTCGGGATGACCTCAAGACTCAACTGGACGAGGTGCAGAGCGCCGTTGCGGAGATTGCCGGCTTCACGCGGCAACGGCAGGAGGAGCTGGAGCAGGCCCGGGAGCGTGAAACCGCCCTGCAGGCGCAGGCCGAGAAGCGCCGTGCCATCAACCGCAGCCGCACGGGATTCGACCCCACGCCGGAGGACTTCTCACCGCGCCTTACCGACCGACAGCTCGACCTGCTGACCGAACACATCAACCGCATCGGCCTCTTCCGGCGCGACGTCACCCGCCCGGAGGTCGAACTGCTGCTCGCCTGCCAACTCCCGGAACCGTTGCAGACAACCCACAACAAACTGCTGGCGCTGCTGCTCGAATCGTTGAGCGCCGCACGGTTCATCACCCCGAAGTGGCAGCGCGTGGCAGGAGCCAAGGGGTGCTTCCTCTCAAAGTTGGGCAAACCGCTTACGGCCAAGGATCTCTCGGCGGCCAAGCAGATGGCCGACATCATCGACGCAAAACGCGAGCAACAGATTCTCGACTGCATCCGGGCCCTGGAGGCCGCGCAGTCATAGTCTGCCCATAAATCCCCCCAACAAGCACGGGCAAAGTCCCTTTGCGGGGTTCCGTCGTTGTATTTGCAGGGTGCCTGAACGCGGGAAAAAGATGGGAAAGATTGTCCAAACAAGCGGAAACGTTGGCAGACAATGTCGCCAGCCTTTTTTCTTCGTTTCTTTGTCTCTGTAATTACAAGCCCGTGCGTTGCGCAACGCCTTTGTCAAACCTTTTAAATTGTGTTTTTATGCAAATGAGTCTAACCGTCGAGGAGCGTCTCGACCGCATCGAACAACTGCTGCGCGGACAGAAGAATGTCCTGAACTTTTCCGAAGCCTGCGACTTCACAGGCATCTCACCGAGCTACATGTACAAACTCACCCACAGCGCCCGCATCCCCCACTACAAGCCTCACGGCAAGAATGTCTACTTCCTGCGCGAGGAGTTGGAACAGTGGCTGCTGCAGAATCCCGTGCGGACCGCCGAACAGAAGGATCGCGAGGCGACCGAGTTCGTCCTTCGCAAACGACGTCCGAGATAGCAACACGTATCGGTCCGACCGGTCCCAAGCCCATCGGGGCGGCCGGGTTATCTACCCTTAAAAAAGCGCATCGCTTACCTTAAACGAGTGGATCACCCGCTCCTTTACAACATCACCCTCCTCCATACGGCCGATCAACAACGGCGACGACGGGTCATGCAACACCCGATTCCGATACACCGTCTTCGTATCGGTGTTGGCATAGCAATACAGACAGCCGTGGCTGCATGTATCATAAGCCCCGATATCCACACTCTGCACACATCCACACTCCGGCCGTTGGTTCCTGTCCTTGGCAACATTCAACCTGCACCCCAGCAGCTCTTCAATCAACATGCGGTCGATGCACCGGCCATGCCGGATGCCCATCGGCTCCAGATCTATCCGTTCCGCGCAGCTCTGGATCCGGATACCATAGCTTGATGCGATGGCCGCCAGCCCCGCAGCCAATCGGGTGATTTCATCCGCACTCGGTTCCCGGACCGTTGTCTCCCTTAAATTGCGCCGCGTCTTCTGATACAGATCCACAAAACTGATCACGCAGGTTTGGGTGCAGGATGCCAACCGTTTGGCAATTGCCTCAAAACCGTGCAGATGATAGCTGACACCCATGCTTTGCGAGAACAGAATCGGGTCATACCGCCAAATAACCCGCTTGGGGCCGATCCGGTCGGACAGCAGTCTGAACGTATCAATAATGGATTCCTTCTGCGGGAGTCCCTTCTCCAGCTCCCTGTCGTACGGAGTGACCGTAAACTGGAAATAGTACATGTAGTCCGCAAGTTCGCCCAAACGCGGCAGCATCGGCGCTGGATTCTTGCTCCAGAAGACGATGCAATCAATCACATCGGGGGATAGTCGGATTTTGCTGACCTGATGCCGGTTCATCGGATTCCGGACGCACACCTGCCCCTCCCGGATCCGGTTGTAAAACCAGTCCGAATAGAAGGCGGGAATATCGGTTCTTCGGCTAACGCTCAGTATCATCGCGAATCAGTTTATCGTTTCGCCGCACTTCGCCGACGGCACCCGAGGCTGCGGCGTATATCGGCCCAATCGGTCTATTTGCGCTCGGGGTCCGCTTCCGCCGCAGGCCGATCCTTCCAGAGCCACCACTTACACTTCGCCGGATCGGGATTCTCCGTGTTGACGAAATAGACGACCGCGCGATAAAGATACAGCTGACAGCGGTCAATTTGACACCCCCGCAGACGACACTCCTCGGCATAGAGTTCCTCGGCCGTCTTGCCCTTCAGCGATTCGATGGTCGTGTATCCCATGGCCAGCAGATCCGCTTCGGTCCGCGGCCCGACGTTTGGTATTTTACGCAGTTCAGTCATGGCTGTCTGGTTTTCCGTAGAGTCGCTCCAGATCGAGCTTCTCGATGCGCGAACGGATGGCACCGGGCTTGCGCTGGAAATGGGCGGACAACTCCTCCTCCGTCGCCCCCTCACACCACCGGCGCGTCAACTCCAGATCCTCCGCCTCGGTCCAGGGCAAGTAGGCGTTCGGATACTCCTGGCGACAGGCATAGACCGAGTAGGTCGGTTCACCGGTCAGCTGCTTGTAGGCCCGCAGATAGCGCTTCAGCCGCTTGACGTCCTTATCCGAGAGGTACGGCAGGCGGCGAATATCCATGTTGTCCGTCAAATCGTTCAGTTTGACCGCCACGGCCAGTGGATTGCCCTTTATGCGGGCAATATAACGGTCGTAGGGCTCCTCCTCGGCGTGGGTCAAACAGCGCAGAGCCTCGATGATTTCCGGCGCAAACCCCTCGGCCGCCAGCCCCTCCAGCGTCCAGTCGCTGTCCTCGACCACATCGTGCAGTACTCCGACAATTTTCTCTTCTGTCGTTTTACCGGCGGCCATAACCCGCAACGGGTGGCCGATATAGTCGTTCCCAGCCTTGTCGCGCTGGCCGCGGTGCGCCTCGGTGGCAATCTCGATGGCTCGTTCCAGGGTACTCATGCTCTACTCGATTTATGGACGTCGTTCGGCGCGTCCTATCCAAGACAAAGATACGAAATTTGCCGACAGCCGGAAAGCGGGTCGACCCGCCTGCGGCAATAAACTACAACGAGACACACCGCCAGACAGACGCTCTACCGCAAAAATCGGCAACCGTTGGCGGTTTTCCGATTTAATTTCCTATTTTTGTAGATGGTTCCGTGCCGATCCGCGGAACTAATATACTACGAACGTTTAATTACGTTTTCTTCCGTACTCAAACTTCGCAAACTTGACACACCGGAAGGGATGTAACGGGACGCCTCGTGGACGCATGTATTGTGCCCGCAGGCCTTTGGCTTGCTATGTGCATGATACGCGTTTCGCGTGGGCTGTCCGTGTTGCTTATTTCGGTGTGGGGCAGCGAAGGCCTGAGTACGGGGTAAGTCAATGCGGCAACCCACGTTTTTTATGGCCTTCGATTACGATTACACCGGAAATCCCGCCCTGCTCGACCGCCGGAAGGTCGCCTTCTTCGCCTCGCGCGTCGTTTCGCCCACCGTCGAGGAGCAGGCCCTCCGCTGGGCCGAGGCGTGTTGCGCAACCGACCGCGTCGTAATCAGCGGTTTCCAATCCCCGCTCGAAAAATCCGTCTTTGAACTCCTGCTGAAAGCCCGGCACCCGGTGATCTGGGCCCTGGGGCGCGCCCTCTACCGCTGCTACCCGCCTGCCGTCGAAGAGGCCCTGGCCGAGCAGCGCATCCTGATCTTTGCCGTCCGCAACGCCCGCCGGACCGGTTGGCAAACGGCTCAAACCCGCAACTACACCATCGCTTCGATGGCCGAAGAGAGCGTTTACGCCCTCCGCACGGACGGCCGCCCCAGCTCGCTCGACGTCCTCTGCGGGCTGGAGTTGGGGCGTAAACCGGTGCGTTGTTTCCCGCAATAAACGTCCCGTTTCACGGGAAAATTGGTACTGAAACCGCTTCAAAACCGGCTCTGAATGACCGAAATTCCGCAGAATTGGACGTTGAAAGAGGACAAATTCCACTGCTTTTTAGGACGCAAAATGTCGGATTAGAGGCTCTCAATTGGATGAATTGAGGGCTTAAAAGCACGTCCAAATTCGTAAAATCTGTCCGAAATTTTGCATTCTCAACCGCCGAAAATCGGTCGAAAACGAGCTGTTTTGAAGTCTGATTCGGGCGATAAACCGCCACTTTTCCACGCCAAAATGGCCGGATCTTCCCTATTTTCTGGCGAAGGTGTCTCGAAAATCCTTCGCCGACTAAATTTCGGCTCGGGCCACGGTGGCCCCGGTAAAAAACGACGACTTCGGAGGAGTTTTCCACCCCCTTGCGGGCAAGCTGTTTTCGTTACCGAGAATATTTCGCGTAACGGAAAACACAGCTTGCTGAGTCCCGAAACATATAATGTTACGGGGACTCAAAAACGGGTCGAATATCACGTCCCGTTCCCACTTGTTCGCCGGCCAATCTGAAGAGGCGAACCACCCGTTCCCGAAGCCGACATCGGGAATAAAATCGACAAAAAAAGGAAGGTCCGGAGGCGTCTTATTCAAAAAGGCCGACTGACTGATTGACGTCAGTACTGACTGAATTCAGTACTGACTGAAGCACTGACTGACTGAAGCACTGACTGACTGAAGTCACGGTTTTGCTGTTTCGCTGTTGTGTTGACACACTGTTTTGTTGTTTTACTGACGTACTGTTTTGCAGGCTCTCTGTTTTGTTGTTTTGCAGACATATTGATTTGCGGATACCAGTTGGATACATAGGGCTGGAGCGACAACAAGACTTCGGTCGTTGCCCACATTCTTGCATCGGAGAAGGTTGGGCGCTGCGCCTACGGCGGAGGCCCGATAAATACACGATAGGAACCGCAGAAACAGGCCATACGCCTCAAAAACCACCACAGAGCGCACTTATACCACCAAGCTCCATCATGGCTCAAACGCAAGGAAAACGGGCAACAAATTGATCTTAGGTAGCAGCTGGGATCGAGGACGGTGGACGAAAGATGGGCCAGGGAACGAGAAACACGACACACAGCCGAAGCATGGTTTTTCTCCTTTCCATCGGTAGCATCTTCAAAAGCGGGCCGGAGCGAATACGACAACCTTTTCCGCGGGGAAAGGGCTCCACCAAGAGCGGCTTTTCGCTGCGGAAACCCCACCGGGGCCTGAGGTTGGCATTTCGCG is a genomic window containing:
- a CDS encoding site-specific integrase, which gives rise to MGIKLHQKPQRSTGRTSLVLEYYYGYTRDEEGRIKHRRKFETLEYFLYTTPRNKAERDHNKINLEMAEKVKAKRLLDEQNEQYGFAGQFKIRTNLVEFIRGMVEQRKDSPGNWGNWGNWDSMLKHLIAYAGTQTTFERVDRRFVEGFRNYLAKRARTKSGTALSANSQNSYFLKFKAALNRAVEEGIVPQSPAMGVKATRTEDVHREYLTIEELQRLVKTDCSYPVLKDAFIFSCLTGMRWSDINKLTWGEVQEFDGGTRVVFRQKKTRGLEYLDIAEQAVRYMGPRGRADERVFSGLKYSAWHNLALREWCMKAGITKHITFHCGRHTFAVLQLSLGTEIYTLSKLLGHRELKTTQVYAQIMDEKKREAVNRIPEL
- a CDS encoding helix-turn-helix domain-containing protein, producing MQMSLTVEERLDRIEQLLRGQKNVLNFSEACDFTGISPSYMYKLTHSARIPHYKPHGKNVYFLREELEQWLLQNPVRTAEQKDREATEFVLRKRRPR
- a CDS encoding DUF1848 domain-containing protein, which codes for MILSVSRRTDIPAFYSDWFYNRIREGQVCVRNPMNRHQVSKIRLSPDVIDCIVFWSKNPAPMLPRLGELADYMYYFQFTVTPYDRELEKGLPQKESIIDTFRLLSDRIGPKRVIWRYDPILFSQSMGVSYHLHGFEAIAKRLASCTQTCVISFVDLYQKTRRNLRETTVREPSADEITRLAAGLAAIASSYGIRIQSCAERIDLEPMGIRHGRCIDRMLIEELLGCRLNVAKDRNQRPECGCVQSVDIGAYDTCSHGCLYCYANTDTKTVYRNRVLHDPSSPLLIGRMEEGDVVKERVIHSFKVSDALF
- a CDS encoding helix-hairpin-helix domain-containing protein; translation: MTELRKIPNVGPRTEADLLAMGYTTIESLKGKTAEELYAEECRLRGCQIDRCQLYLYRAVVYFVNTENPDPAKCKWWLWKDRPAAEADPERK